One region of Eubacterium sp. 1001713B170207_170306_E7 genomic DNA includes:
- a CDS encoding ribosomal L7Ae/L30e/S12e/Gadd45 family protein yields MESFGETPKVIGTKQTLKAVKEGKATVVVLAEDTEDSIKEKIVTACEEASVPIEPYESKIALGQDSGIERGAAVIALLK; encoded by the coding sequence TTGGAAAGTTTTGGTGAGACCCCAAAGGTCATCGGGACAAAGCAGACTCTGAAAGCTGTGAAAGAAGGAAAAGCAACCGTGGTTGTTTTAGCTGAAGATACCGAAGATTCTATTAAGGAAAAGATTGTCACCGCCTGTGAGGAAGCATCTGTTCCCATCGAGCCCTACGAAAGCAAAATTGCGCTCGGTCAGGACAGCGGCATTGAGCGGGGAGCAGCAGTGATCGCACTGCTGAAATAG
- the tuf gene encoding elongation factor Tu — TIGHVDHGKTTLTAAITTVLNKRFGTGEAVAFDNIDKAPEERERGITISTAHVEYETDARHYAHVDCPGHADYVKNMITGAAQMDGAILVVSAADGPMPQTREHILLSRQVGVPYIIVFLNKADMVDDEELLELVEMEVRELLDEYEFPGDDTPIVIGSALKALEDPDGEWGDKIVELMKEVDAYIPEPERDTDKPFLMPVEDVFSITGRGTVATGRVERGIVHVGDEVEIVGIHEIKKTVVTGIEMFRKLLDEGRSGDNIGALLRGIDRTMIERGQVLAKPGSIHPHTHFTAQVYVLTKEEGGRHTPFFDGYRPQFYFRTTDVTGNIKLPEGVEMVMPGDNVEMEITLITPIAIEEGLRFAIREGGRTVGSGAVAKIITD; from the coding sequence GAACCATCGGTCACGTTGACCACGGTAAAACAACATTAACCGCTGCAATCACCACCGTCTTAAACAAACGCTTCGGAACCGGTGAAGCTGTAGCTTTCGACAACATCGATAAAGCACCAGAAGAAAGAGAACGTGGAATCACCATCTCAACCGCCCACGTTGAATATGAAACCGACGCCCGCCACTACGCCCACGTTGACTGCCCGGGCCATGCCGACTACGTTAAAAATATGATCACCGGCGCAGCCCAGATGGACGGCGCGATCTTAGTCGTATCCGCAGCCGACGGCCCAATGCCGCAGACCCGTGAACACATCCTGTTAAGCCGCCAGGTAGGCGTACCTTACATCATCGTATTCTTAAACAAAGCCGACATGGTCGACGATGAAGAATTATTAGAACTCGTTGAAATGGAAGTACGTGAACTGTTAGACGAATACGAATTCCCAGGAGACGACACACCAATCGTTATCGGATCCGCTTTAAAAGCCCTGGAAGATCCAGACGGCGAATGGGGCGACAAGATCGTCGAACTGATGAAAGAAGTGGATGCATACATCCCAGAACCAGAACGTGACACCGACAAACCTTTCTTAATGCCAGTGGAAGACGTGTTCTCCATCACCGGCCGTGGTACCGTTGCAACCGGTAGAGTAGAACGTGGGATCGTACACGTTGGGGACGAAGTTGAAATCGTAGGGATCCATGAAATCAAGAAAACCGTTGTAACCGGGATTGAAATGTTCCGTAAGCTGTTAGATGAAGGCCGCTCCGGCGACAACATCGGCGCGCTGTTACGTGGGATCGACCGTACCATGATCGAACGTGGACAGGTACTGGCAAAACCAGGCTCCATCCACCCACACACCCACTTCACCGCTCAGGTCTATGTACTGACCAAAGAAGAAGGCGGCCGTCATACCCCATTCTTCGATGGCTACAGACCACAGTTCTACTTCAGAACAACCGACGTAACCGGTAATATCAAATTACCAGAAGGCGTTGAAATGGTAATGCCAGGGGATAACGTAGAAATGGAAATCACCCTGATCACCCCAATCGCGATCGAAGAAGGTTTACGTTTCGCGATCCGTGAAGGCGGCCGTACCGTAGGTTCCGGCGCTGTTGCGAAGATTATCACGGATTAA
- the rpsG gene encoding 30S ribosomal protein S7: MPRKGPVPKREVLPDPIYGSVVVTKLVNNVMLDGKKGVAQRIVYDAFSKVNEKTGKDALEAFEEALANITPVLEVKARRVGGATYQVPIEIRADRKQALALRWLITYARKRSEKTMKDRLAGEIMDALNNSGAAVKKKEDTHAMAEANKAFAHYRW; encoded by the coding sequence GTGCCTAGAAAAGGACCAGTTCCAAAAAGAGAAGTATTGCCTGATCCGATTTACGGTAGCGTTGTTGTTACCAAATTGGTAAACAACGTTATGTTAGACGGAAAAAAAGGCGTTGCCCAGAGAATCGTATATGACGCATTCTCAAAGGTAAATGAAAAAACCGGTAAGGATGCTTTAGAAGCGTTCGAAGAAGCATTAGCAAACATCACACCTGTGTTAGAAGTAAAAGCAAGAAGAGTCGGTGGTGCCACCTATCAGGTTCCAATCGAAATTCGTGCAGACCGTAAACAGGCTCTGGCTTTAAGATGGTTAATTACTTATGCGCGCAAACGTTCTGAAAAAACCATGAAGGACCGCTTAGCCGGTGAAATCATGGATGCTCTGAACAACAGTGGTGCAGCCGTTAAGAAAAAAGAAGACACACACGCGATGGCAGAAGCCAACAAAGCTTTTGCACATTATCGTTGGTAG
- a CDS encoding glycerophosphodiester phosphodiesterase, protein MKKQKIQYKRFSRETLGLFRFNFWPLIIFEILYSFCGSTIIFPATGFILKHSLSAAGLFYITGSNISELLRHPVLWIVGLLLLLILAFYTLIEFTTLAVCFHESLAGHKVQIIPLIRSGFKRALAIFKPKNFLMILFLILIIPFMNMMVTSNFIGELTIPGFISDYIADSALLSVIFLLLVAFLAILVIRWLFVFNVFILKDQSFKSARRQSAKLIKGRFFQTLWRFLLWNLFIVAIGLLVILAFLMVCVIPASLIIERIQEMNDPSFWFTLLTSVVSIIFLLGSTILDAVITPLNFAFISKLYAAYSQADNGALDEVALVNNNMSLAPQKKHLVIAACILLVISIGVKSAQIMLAFDADTADILLSGPQVTGHRGNSTEAPENTRAALEAAITNGADYVEIDIAETKDGVLVVSHDNNLKRVSGQDIDIWNSTYDALKNIDIGSWFSPEFSGERLMTLDEAIETCRGKVKMNIELKPTSHDHEFVEKAVAVVQNQHFKDDCILASLDYPTIERVKQIDSSVRTAYISAIAYGDIDTLPVDAFSIEATFVNKTLVEAVHRQNKDIYVWTVDNEDLIDDMIDLNVDNIITDDVPLARELVKEDGVNSQDIFRKTLEQIVFGM, encoded by the coding sequence ATGAAAAAACAAAAAATTCAATATAAACGCTTCTCAAGAGAAACCCTTGGGCTCTTTCGGTTTAACTTCTGGCCCTTGATCATTTTCGAGATTTTGTACTCTTTCTGCGGAAGCACGATTATTTTTCCTGCGACCGGGTTTATTTTAAAGCATTCACTCTCGGCCGCGGGACTTTTCTATATTACAGGCTCCAATATCAGCGAGCTGCTCCGGCATCCGGTGCTCTGGATTGTCGGACTGCTGCTGCTGCTCATTCTGGCCTTCTATACCCTCATCGAGTTTACCACCCTGGCCGTCTGCTTTCACGAAAGCCTGGCCGGACATAAGGTGCAGATCATTCCATTAATACGGAGCGGCTTTAAACGGGCACTGGCGATTTTTAAACCTAAAAATTTCCTGATGATTCTGTTTCTGATCCTGATCATCCCGTTTATGAACATGATGGTTACCTCCAACTTTATCGGGGAACTCACCATTCCAGGGTTTATTTCGGACTATATCGCGGACTCGGCCCTGCTGTCGGTTATTTTTCTCTTGCTGGTTGCCTTTCTGGCCATTCTTGTTATTCGCTGGCTCTTTGTGTTTAATGTGTTCATTTTAAAAGACCAATCCTTTAAAAGCGCCCGGCGCCAGAGCGCAAAGCTGATTAAAGGCCGCTTTTTCCAAACGCTGTGGCGGTTTCTGCTCTGGAATCTTTTTATTGTGGCCATTGGTCTGCTTGTGATACTGGCGTTTCTCATGGTCTGTGTCATTCCGGCTTCCCTGATCATTGAGCGTATCCAGGAAATGAACGATCCTTCCTTCTGGTTTACCCTTCTGACCAGTGTGGTCTCCATCATTTTTCTTCTGGGCTCAACCATTCTGGACGCGGTTATCACTCCGTTAAACTTTGCTTTTATATCAAAGCTTTACGCTGCCTATTCCCAGGCTGACAACGGAGCGCTGGACGAAGTGGCGCTGGTCAACAACAACATGTCCCTCGCTCCCCAAAAAAAACACCTGGTCATCGCCGCCTGTATTCTGCTGGTCATCTCCATCGGGGTTAAAAGCGCGCAGATTATGCTGGCCTTTGACGCCGACACTGCCGATATTCTGCTAAGCGGCCCACAGGTTACCGGGCACCGCGGCAATTCTACTGAAGCGCCGGAAAATACCCGCGCTGCGCTGGAGGCGGCCATTACCAACGGCGCCGATTATGTAGAAATCGACATTGCCGAGACCAAAGACGGTGTACTGGTGGTTTCCCATGACAATAACCTCAAGCGGGTTTCCGGGCAGGACATTGACATCTGGAACAGCACCTATGATGCGCTTAAGAACATCGACATTGGCAGCTGGTTCTCGCCTGAATTCAGCGGCGAACGCCTCATGACTCTGGACGAAGCCATTGAGACCTGCCGCGGTAAGGTCAAGATGAACATTGAGCTCAAGCCCACCTCTCACGATCACGAGTTTGTGGAAAAGGCTGTGGCCGTTGTCCAGAACCAGCATTTTAAAGACGACTGCATTCTTGCCTCGCTGGATTATCCCACTATTGAACGGGTTAAGCAAATTGACTCCAGTGTGCGTACCGCTTATATCAGCGCCATTGCCTACGGCGACATTGACACCCTTCCGGTGGACGCCTTCAGTATCGAGGCCACCTTTGTCAACAAAACCCTCGTCGAGGCTGTACACCGGCAGAATAAAGACATCTACGTCTGGACGGTCGACAACGAGGACCTCATCGACGACATGATCGACCTCAACGTTGACAATATCATCACAGACGATGTGCCGCTGGCCCGGGAGCTGGTAAAGGAAGACGGCGTAAACAGCCAGGACATTTTCAGGAAAACACTCGAACAAATTGTATTTGGTATGTAA
- the rpsL gene encoding 30S ribosomal protein S12 — protein MPTINQLVKQGRKSSEIKTKTPALKANPQKRGVCTAVRTSTPKKPNSALRKIARVKLVNGMEVTAYIPGIGHNLQEHSIVLVKGGRVKDLPGVRYKIIRGALDTAGVENRKQARSKYGAKKPKK, from the coding sequence ATGCCTACCATTAATCAGCTTGTTAAACAAGGAAGAAAAAGTTCGGAAATCAAAACCAAGACTCCGGCACTGAAAGCAAACCCCCAAAAAAGAGGTGTTTGTACTGCAGTTAGAACATCTACACCAAAGAAACCAAACTCTGCTCTGAGAAAAATTGCCAGAGTTAAACTGGTAAACGGTATGGAAGTAACTGCCTATATCCCAGGTATCGGCCATAACTTACAGGAACATAGTATCGTTCTGGTAAAAGGCGGCCGTGTTAAGGACTTACCAGGGGTTCGTTACAAGATCATCCGTGGTGCATTAGATACCGCTGGCGTAGAAAATCGTAAACAAGCTCGATCCAAGTACGGGGCTAAAAAGCCTAAGAAGTAA
- the rpoC gene encoding DNA-directed RNA polymerase subunit beta', which yields MRREQNQLLNEEFTFKSLQIGLASPEKIREWSRGEVKKPETINYRTLKPEKEGLFCEKIFGPTKDWECNCGKYKRIRHKGIVCENCGVEVTKAKVRRERMGHIELASPVSHIWYFKGIPSRMGLILEMSPRNLEKIIYFASYVVTDPGETPLQYKQVLSETEYKEARANYGKDFTAGIGAEAIQELLKMVDLDQEAAVLKEELKESSGQKKIRVARRLEAIEAFRNSHNKPEWMIMEAIPVIPPELRPMVQLDGGRFATSDLNDLYRRVINRNNRLIKLLELDAPDIIVQNEKRMLQEAVDALIDNGRRGRAVTGPGNRPFKSLSDMLKGKQGRFRQNLLGKRVDYSGRSVIVVGPELKMYQCGLPKEMAIELFKPFVMRELVARQLSQNIKSAKKMVEKLDPIIWDVLEDVIHEHPVLLNRAPTLHRLGIQAFEPILVEGRAIKLHPLACTAYNADFDGDQMAVHVPLSVEAQAEARFLMMACNNILKPQDGTPVVVPSQDMILGSYYMTLYKEDAKGTGSIFCDMNELEMAYFNHDVELHAKVKVRTTKEINGESYTRLVESTVGRFIFNQILPQDMGFVKRETIDDYFKLEVDMQVDKKVLTKIVDRCFKAHGPTITSETLDEIKRLGYKYSTQAAITVGVADMQVPGNKEEILARADEKIAKNLKLFRRGLISEEERYQNVVDIWNNATDEVTDALLSHLDRLNPINMMADSGARGSKNQIRQLAGMRGLMTNPTGRVIELPIRSNFREGLNVLEFFSSTHGARKGLADTALRTADSGYLTRRLVDVSQDVIVREEDCGTTRGYEVTAINEHGEVIEDLAERIEGRYAFEDVLHPETGEIMAHKDEVITSDQAEAIQEAGVEKVVIRAVFNCNSKYGVCKKCYGVDMTSWKPVEIGEAVGIIAAQSIGEPGTQLTMRTFHTGGVASADDITQGLPRVEELFEARKPKGQAIISEIAGRVEILEGKKTEAVITGSDGESRVYLIPYGSRLKVHNGDKIEAGQEITEGSINPNDILRIKGIDAVQQYLLSEVQKVYRLQGVHISDKHIELIIRQMLRKVKIENAGDTDLITGALTDIFEMEEKNNEALDMGLEPAQASRELLGITKASLATDSFLSAASFQETTRVLTDAAIKGKVDPLIGLKENVIIGQLVPAGTGVKTYSRVELDYDREDEDDEEEELVEEMIKDDITNVKDLSENIDIVMDDDNILAKAVQEERENLEKDDELAKAFDMFDMDFLDNASSEDSDMIIGDLDD from the coding sequence ATGCGAAGGGAGCAAAACCAATTGTTAAATGAAGAATTTACCTTTAAGTCGTTGCAAATTGGATTAGCATCACCTGAAAAAATCAGAGAGTGGTCTCGGGGTGAGGTTAAAAAACCCGAAACCATTAATTACAGAACCCTGAAACCGGAAAAAGAAGGTCTTTTCTGTGAAAAAATCTTCGGACCAACCAAAGACTGGGAGTGTAACTGTGGTAAATACAAGCGTATTCGCCATAAGGGCATCGTCTGTGAAAACTGTGGTGTTGAAGTAACAAAAGCAAAAGTAAGAAGAGAACGGATGGGGCACATCGAGCTTGCCTCACCCGTATCACATATCTGGTATTTCAAGGGCATTCCAAGCCGAATGGGCCTGATCCTTGAAATGTCACCCCGTAATCTTGAAAAAATCATCTATTTTGCCTCTTATGTGGTAACGGACCCAGGCGAAACCCCGCTGCAGTACAAGCAGGTGCTGTCCGAAACCGAATATAAGGAAGCAAGAGCCAATTACGGCAAAGATTTTACTGCCGGTATCGGGGCGGAAGCCATTCAGGAGCTCCTGAAAATGGTGGATCTGGACCAGGAAGCCGCTGTGCTTAAGGAAGAGCTTAAGGAAAGCTCCGGCCAGAAAAAAATCCGTGTGGCCAGACGTCTGGAAGCCATCGAAGCCTTCAGAAATTCCCACAATAAACCGGAATGGATGATCATGGAAGCCATCCCGGTTATCCCGCCGGAGCTGCGCCCCATGGTACAGCTGGACGGGGGCCGTTTTGCGACCTCTGACCTGAACGACTTGTACCGCCGTGTGATCAACCGTAACAACCGGCTGATTAAGCTGCTGGAGCTGGACGCGCCGGACATCATCGTCCAGAATGAAAAGCGTATGCTTCAGGAAGCCGTCGACGCCTTAATAGATAATGGCCGCCGTGGCCGCGCGGTCACCGGCCCTGGCAACCGTCCGTTCAAATCCCTGAGTGATATGCTCAAGGGGAAACAGGGACGTTTCCGTCAGAACCTTCTCGGTAAGCGTGTCGACTACTCCGGCCGTTCCGTTATCGTTGTTGGTCCTGAACTCAAAATGTACCAGTGCGGGCTGCCGAAGGAAATGGCCATCGAGCTGTTTAAGCCCTTTGTTATGCGCGAGCTGGTCGCGAGACAGCTGTCTCAGAACATTAAAAGTGCCAAGAAAATGGTCGAAAAACTCGATCCCATTATCTGGGACGTTCTCGAAGACGTTATTCACGAACATCCGGTGCTCTTAAACCGTGCACCAACACTTCATAGACTGGGAATCCAGGCCTTTGAACCGATTCTGGTCGAAGGCCGTGCCATCAAGCTCCATCCGCTGGCCTGTACCGCGTACAACGCCGACTTCGATGGTGACCAGATGGCCGTCCACGTACCGCTGTCTGTAGAAGCCCAGGCCGAAGCCCGCTTCTTAATGATGGCCTGCAACAACATCCTGAAACCGCAGGATGGCACGCCGGTTGTCGTTCCTTCACAGGATATGATCCTCGGTTCTTACTATATGACGCTTTATAAAGAAGACGCCAAGGGAACTGGTTCCATTTTCTGTGACATGAACGAGCTGGAAATGGCGTATTTTAACCACGACGTTGAGCTTCACGCCAAGGTTAAGGTCCGCACGACCAAGGAAATTAATGGTGAAAGCTATACCCGTCTGGTGGAAAGCACCGTGGGCCGTTTCATTTTCAACCAGATCCTGCCTCAGGATATGGGCTTCGTGAAACGTGAAACCATTGACGACTACTTTAAACTGGAAGTCGATATGCAGGTTGACAAAAAGGTACTGACCAAGATCGTTGACCGCTGCTTCAAGGCCCATGGCCCGACCATCACTTCCGAAACCCTCGACGAAATCAAGCGTCTGGGCTATAAATATTCCACCCAGGCCGCCATCACTGTCGGTGTTGCCGACATGCAGGTACCTGGGAACAAGGAAGAAATTCTGGCCCGTGCCGATGAAAAGATCGCCAAGAACCTCAAGCTGTTCCGCCGTGGTCTGATTTCAGAAGAGGAACGTTACCAAAATGTTGTTGATATCTGGAATAACGCAACCGATGAAGTAACCGACGCGCTCCTGAGCCATTTGGACCGCCTGAATCCAATCAATATGATGGCCGATTCCGGGGCCCGTGGTTCTAAGAACCAGATCCGTCAGTTAGCCGGTATGCGTGGCCTTATGACCAACCCAACCGGCCGTGTCATCGAGCTGCCCATCCGTTCAAACTTCCGTGAGGGCCTGAACGTACTCGAGTTCTTCTCCTCCACCCACGGCGCCCGTAAAGGTCTTGCCGATACGGCCCTGAGAACAGCCGACTCCGGTTACCTGACCCGGCGTCTTGTCGACGTCAGCCAGGACGTAATTGTCCGTGAGGAAGACTGTGGAACCACCCGTGGTTATGAGGTAACTGCCATCAACGAGCACGGCGAGGTCATCGAAGATCTGGCTGAACGTATTGAAGGCCGTTACGCCTTTGAGGATGTTCTGCATCCTGAAACCGGCGAAATTATGGCCCATAAGGACGAAGTCATTACCAGCGACCAGGCCGAAGCCATCCAGGAAGCCGGTGTTGAAAAAGTCGTAATCCGTGCTGTGTTCAACTGTAACTCCAAATATGGCGTCTGTAAAAAATGCTACGGCGTTGACATGACCAGCTGGAAGCCCGTCGAAATCGGCGAAGCAGTGGGCATCATCGCCGCCCAGTCCATCGGTGAGCCGGGTACCCAGTTAACCATGCGTACCTTCCATACCGGTGGGGTTGCATCCGCAGACGACATCACCCAGGGTCTTCCCCGTGTCGAGGAGCTTTTTGAAGCCCGTAAGCCAAAGGGACAGGCCATCATCTCAGAAATCGCCGGACGTGTCGAGATTCTGGAGGGCAAAAAGACCGAAGCAGTTATCACCGGGTCCGACGGTGAATCCAGGGTTTACCTGATTCCTTACGGCTCACGCTTAAAGGTTCATAATGGCGATAAAATTGAAGCCGGCCAGGAAATTACCGAAGGTTCCATCAACCCGAACGATATCCTGCGCATTAAAGGCATCGACGCCGTACAGCAGTATCTGCTCTCCGAAGTGCAGAAGGTATACCGTCTGCAGGGGGTACACATCAGCGATAAGCATATTGAGCTGATCATCCGCCAGATGCTGCGTAAGGTTAAGATTGAAAATGCCGGAGACACCGACCTGATCACCGGAGCCTTAACTGATATTTTTGAAATGGAAGAAAAGAACAACGAAGCCCTGGATATGGGGCTGGAACCGGCACAGGCCAGCCGGGAACTCCTTGGGATCACCAAGGCATCCCTGGCAACGGATTCCTTCCTCTCAGCCGCTTCCTTCCAGGAAACTACCCGGGTTCTGACCGACGCTGCCATCAAGGGCAAGGTCGATCCGCTCATTGGTCTGAAGGAAAATGTCATCATCGGCCAGCTGGTACCAGCCGGTACCGGCGTCAAAACCTACAGCCGCGTCGAGCTCGACTATGACCGCGAGGATGAGGATGATGAAGAAGAAGAACTGGTTGAAGAAATGATCAAGGACGATATTACCAATGTGAAGGATCTTTCCGAAAACATCGATATTGTCATGGATGATGATAACATCCTGGCCAAAGCCGTTCAGGAAGAACGTGAAAATCTTGAAAAAGACGATGAACTGGCTAAAGCCTTTGATATGTTCGACATGGATTTCTTAGATAACGCGAGCAGTGAAGACAGCGACATGATTATCGGAGATCTTGACGACTAA
- the fusA gene encoding elongation factor G: protein MPREYSLENTRNIGIMAHIDAGKTTTTERILYYSGKIHKIGETHDGGAQMDWMEQEQERGITITSAATTCHWKGNRINIIDTPGHVDFTVEVERSLRVLDGSVAVFCAKGGVEPQSETVWRQADQYHVPRMAYINKMDITGADFYHAVDMIRDRLGANPVCIQLPIGKESDFIGIIDLLTMKAEIYKDDLGEEIEITDIPDDMKEEAESYRDKMLEALSEVDENLMEKYLEGEEITIEEIKAAIRKGTCNVELIAVTCGSSYKNKGVQMMLDAVVDYMPSPLDVPAIKGTNPETEEEDERKPSDEEPFSALAFKIMTDPYVGKLAFMRVYSGTAEAGSYVRNTTKGKRERFGRILQMHANHREEISKVYTGDIVAAVGLKDTTTGDTLSDPDHPIILESMVFPEPVIDVAIEPKTKAGQEKMSVALQKLAEEDPTFRTHTDEETGQTIISGMGELHLDIIIDRMLREFKVEANIGQPQVAYREKITKKVDAEGKFARQSGGRGQYGHCLITLEPLEPGEGYIFENKTVGGSIPKEYIGPIDQGIQEAMQNGVLAGYPVIDFKVSVYDGSYHEVDSSEMAFKVAGSMAFKNGMRKADPVIMEPMFKLEVVIPEEYMGDVMGDINSRRGRVEGMEARNGAQVINGMVPLAEMFGYATSLRSKTQGRGVYTMQFSHYEPVPKSVSEKIIEGRK, encoded by the coding sequence GTGCCAAGAGAATATAGTTTAGAAAACACAAGAAATATCGGTATTATGGCGCATATTGACGCAGGAAAAACCACTACTACTGAAAGAATCCTTTACTATTCTGGTAAAATCCATAAAATCGGCGAAACCCATGATGGTGGCGCGCAGATGGACTGGATGGAACAGGAACAGGAAAGAGGTATCACCATTACCTCTGCTGCTACAACTTGTCATTGGAAAGGCAACCGTATCAACATTATCGATACTCCTGGCCACGTTGACTTTACCGTTGAAGTAGAACGTTCTTTAAGAGTTCTTGACGGTTCTGTAGCGGTATTCTGTGCCAAGGGCGGTGTTGAACCTCAGTCTGAAACCGTATGGCGCCAGGCTGACCAGTACCATGTACCGAGAATGGCTTACATTAATAAAATGGACATCACCGGTGCGGACTTCTACCATGCGGTAGACATGATCCGTGACCGTCTGGGCGCAAACCCAGTATGTATCCAGCTGCCAATCGGTAAGGAAAGTGATTTTATTGGTATCATTGACCTGCTTACCATGAAGGCTGAAATCTACAAGGATGACTTGGGTGAAGAAATTGAAATCACCGACATTCCAGACGACATGAAAGAAGAAGCTGAAAGCTATCGTGATAAGATGCTGGAAGCCCTTTCTGAAGTAGATGAAAACCTGATGGAAAAATACCTGGAAGGTGAAGAAATCACCATTGAGGAAATCAAGGCAGCCATCCGTAAAGGAACCTGTAACGTAGAACTGATCGCAGTAACCTGCGGCTCTTCCTATAAAAACAAAGGTGTTCAGATGATGCTGGACGCTGTTGTTGACTATATGCCGTCACCGCTTGACGTACCGGCAATCAAGGGTACAAATCCGGAAACGGAAGAAGAAGACGAAAGAAAACCAAGCGACGAAGAACCCTTCTCCGCTTTGGCCTTCAAGATCATGACAGACCCATATGTTGGTAAACTGGCATTTATGCGTGTTTACTCCGGTACCGCAGAGGCAGGCTCCTACGTTCGTAATACCACAAAGGGTAAAAGAGAACGTTTTGGCCGTATCCTGCAGATGCACGCGAACCACCGTGAAGAAATCTCCAAGGTTTACACCGGTGATATCGTAGCAGCCGTTGGTCTGAAAGATACCACTACCGGGGACACCCTGTCTGATCCGGATCATCCGATCATTCTGGAATCCATGGTATTCCCTGAACCGGTTATCGATGTTGCCATCGAACCTAAGACAAAAGCCGGCCAGGAAAAAATGAGTGTTGCCCTTCAGAAACTGGCAGAGGAAGATCCTACCTTCCGTACACATACCGATGAAGAAACCGGCCAGACCATTATCTCTGGTATGGGTGAGCTTCACCTTGACATCATCATCGACCGTATGCTGCGTGAATTTAAGGTAGAAGCCAACATCGGCCAGCCTCAGGTAGCCTACAGAGAAAAGATCACCAAAAAGGTCGACGCAGAAGGCAAATTTGCCCGTCAGTCCGGTGGTCGTGGCCAGTATGGTCACTGTCTTATTACACTGGAACCGCTGGAACCAGGCGAAGGTTATATTTTTGAAAATAAAACCGTCGGTGGTTCTATTCCAAAGGAATACATCGGACCAATCGATCAGGGGATCCAGGAAGCCATGCAGAATGGTGTTTTAGCCGGTTATCCGGTTATTGACTTCAAGGTATCTGTTTATGACGGTTCCTACCATGAAGTTGACTCCTCCGAAATGGCCTTCAAGGTTGCGGGTTCTATGGCTTTCAAAAACGGTATGCGCAAAGCGGATCCGGTTATCATGGAACCAATGTTCAAGCTGGAAGTTGTTATTCCGGAAGAATATATGGGCGATGTCATGGGGGACATTAACTCCAGACGTGGCCGTGTAGAAGGTATGGAAGCCCGGAATGGCGCCCAGGTTATCAACGGTATGGTGCCGCTGGCAGAAATGTTCGGCTACGCAACATCCCTGAGAAGTAAAACCCAGGGCCGCGGTGTTTACACCATGCAGTTCTCACACTACGAACCTGTGCCAAAGAGCGTTTCTGAAAAAATCATTGAAGGACGCAAGTAA
- a CDS encoding GntR family transcriptional regulator has product MGAPEYIKIVEAIKNKITSQELEPGDAIQSENLLCEEFNVSRMTVRKGLAVLVNEGYIYSIPGKGNYVCEPDLDQYILHYNEMAPGNERGDEVRLIEVNVVKPSYEVGFNLEIPETKHVIVVKRIFLKDGFPTAYDIKYIPYYRGIPIVEKEIRYATFPEMVAKKNSIFAMTKKLKIRAAIAEDETARNLEIPVGMPLLVVEEKLLDEKDKPIGWGMMYLAGEDAGLEAVASFD; this is encoded by the coding sequence ATGGGCGCACCTGAATATATTAAAATTGTCGAAGCGATAAAAAATAAAATAACCAGCCAGGAGCTTGAGCCCGGGGACGCTATCCAGTCAGAGAACCTTCTCTGCGAGGAATTTAACGTCAGCCGGATGACCGTGCGCAAGGGCCTGGCCGTACTCGTCAATGAGGGCTACATCTATTCGATTCCCGGAAAGGGCAATTATGTCTGCGAGCCGGATCTGGACCAGTATATCCTTCATTATAATGAGATGGCGCCGGGAAATGAGCGTGGAGACGAGGTCCGCCTGATTGAGGTGAACGTTGTCAAGCCCAGCTATGAGGTTGGTTTCAACCTTGAAATTCCCGAAACCAAGCACGTCATTGTGGTCAAGCGTATCTTTTTAAAGGACGGTTTCCCAACCGCCTACGATATCAAATACATTCCCTACTACAGAGGGATTCCGATTGTGGAAAAGGAAATCCGCTACGCAACCTTCCCGGAGATGGTGGCAAAGAAAAATTCTATTTTTGCCATGACCAAAAAGCTTAAAATAAGAGCGGCCATCGCGGAGGATGAAACCGCGCGGAACCTTGAGATTCCTGTGGGGATGCCCCTGCTGGTCGTTGAGGAAAAGCTGCTGGACGAAAAGGATAAGCCCATTGGCTGGGGGATGATGTATCTGGCCGGTGAAGACGCAGGTCTCGAAGCCGTTGCTTCCTTCGATTGA
- a CDS encoding GTP-binding protein, which yields MAKEKFERSKPHVNIGTIGHVDHGKTTLTAAITTVLNKRFGT from the coding sequence ATGGCTAAGGAAAAATTTGAAAGATCCAAACCACATGTTAACATTGGAACCATCGGTCACGTTGACCACGGTAAAACAACATTAACCGCTGCAATCACCACCGTCTTAAACAAACGCTTCGGAACC